The following are encoded in a window of Rosa chinensis cultivar Old Blush chromosome 4, RchiOBHm-V2, whole genome shotgun sequence genomic DNA:
- the LOC112200220 gene encoding probable 2-oxoglutarate-dependent dioxygenase AOP1, translating into MGSDSHDQIPAIAFTINSREVDRGTDEWYHLCKMVREACENYGCFEIVYDKIPPQLRAETFSVSRQLFSLPLEKKKKNLNPKPYQGYLAPTVQAPLYESFGLEEAFNYESLRCLTEEISPNGHDQFCTVISMTKQLDELKDMINLMILDSYGLGEKSNSTLQSKTLLRIMKYLAPPSKDYTQALPAHTDKGLGTILCDDQVSGLEVETKDGQWVKLSLSPRSFVFLVADSLMAWSNGRMHSVKHRVMMRGEKERYSLGAFAVPLEGSIIKAQKELVDKEHPQILKDFDYTDFIKFFASDKGRAIDPEKQVFAYAGIST; encoded by the exons ATGGGTTCAGATTCTCATGACCAGATTCCGGCCATAGCATTCACAATCAACTCGCGGGAGGTGGACCGAGGAACTGATGAGTGGTACCATCTGTGCAAGATGGTTCGAGAGGCTTGTGAAAATTATGGTTGCTTTGAAATAGTGTATGATAAGATACCTCCGCAGTTGAGAGCTGAAACCTTCTCTGTGTCAAGGCAACTTTTCAGCCTTCCactggagaaaaagaaaaagaaccttAATCCAAAGCCTTACCAGGGTTACCTTGCACCAACTGTCCAGGCTCCCTTGTATGAGAGCTTTGGCCTAGAGGAAGCTTTCAACTATGAATCCCTTAGATGCTTGACAGAAGAAATATCGCCCAATGGTCATGACCAGTTTTG CACTGTCATTTCTATGACGAAGCAGCTGGATGAGCTAAAAGATATGATTAACTTGATGATTCTTGATAGTTATGGGTTGGGAGAGAAATCAAATTCGACTTTGCAGTCTAAGACACTGCTACGGATAATGAAATACCTGGCACCTCCTTCAAAGGACTACACTCAGGCTCTCCCGGCTCACACTGACAAGGGATTGGGCACAATTCTTTGTGATGATCAAGTTTCAGGTCTTGAAGTTGAAACCAAGGATGGACAATGGGTCAAATTGTCACTTTCTCCTCGTTCCTTCGTCTTTCTTGTTGCAGATTCCCTCATG GCATGGAGCAATGGAAGAATGCATTCTGTGAAGCATCGAGTGATGATGCGTGGAGAAAAAGAACGATATTCTTTAGGAGCATTTGCAGTTCCATTGGAGGGTTCCATCATTAAGGCACAAAAGGAGCTAGTAGATAAAGAACATCCCCAAATTCTTAAAGATTTTGATtatacagattttatcaagtTCTTCGCTTCAGACAAAGGAAGGGCCATTGACCCAGAAAAGCAAGTTTTCGCATATGCTGGAATTAGCACTTGA
- the LOC112199928 gene encoding DUF21 domain-containing protein At4g14240 → MHPLNAVMMTRMLVRNSNNNNSGLESGGIAFASIWWFVYIGLSCFLVLFAGIMSGLTLGLMSLGLVDLEILQRSGTPTEKKQAATILPVVQKQHQLLVTLLLCNAGAMEALPIYLDKLFNQYVAIILSVTFVLFFGEVIPQAICTRYGLAVGSNFVWLVRILMIICYPIAYPIGKILDCVLGHNEALFRRAQLKALVSIHSKEEGKGGELTHDETTIISGALDLTEKTAEEAMTPIESTFSLDVNSKLDWEAMGKVLARGHSRVPVYSGNSRNIIGLLLVKSLLTVRPETETPVSAVSIRRIPRVPADMPLYDILNEFQKGSSHMAAVVKARGKSKTHPPTIDGENNEGNKIAGMDSQLTTPLLSKQEDGKPDHVVVDVPKIPKPTSMKKEALSHYNVGETIGPPSSEDIEDGEVIGIITLEDVFEELLQEEIVDETDEYVDVHKRIRVAAAAAASSVARAPSLRRLNVNKGPGAQTKQVTPKKSTDELAARPHGTFADGNKR, encoded by the exons ATGCATCCCCTCAATGCAGTCATGATGACCCGGATGCTGGTTCggaacagcaacaacaacaactccgGTCTGGAATCCGGGGGCATAGCCTTCGCATCGATTTGGTGGTTTGTCTACATCGGCTTGTCGTGTTTCTTGGTCCTCTTCGCTGGAATAATGTCAGGCTTAACTTTAGGACTCATGTCCCTCGGCCTCGTCGACCTCGAGATTCTACAGCGAAGTGGTACTCCCACCGAGAAGAAGCAAGCAg CGACTATACTTCCGGTGGTTCAGAAGCAGCATCAGCTGCTTGTCACTTTGCTTCTGTGTAATGCTGGAGCTATGGAA GCGCTTCCTATATATTTGGACAAGCTTTTCAATCAGTATGTTGCTATAATTCTGTCTGTGACATTTGTGCTGTTTTTCGGAgag GTTATTCCACAAGCGATATGCACTAGATATGGACTGGCTGTGGGTTCCAACTTTGTATGGCTTGTCcgaattttgatgattatttGCTACCCAATTGCTTATCCAATTGGAAAG ATCTTGGATTGTGTTCTGGGACATAATGAGGCATTATTTAGGCGAGCTCAGTTAAAAGCCCTTGTCTCCATCCACAGCAAGGAG GAGGGCAAAGGCGGTGAACTTACACATGATGAGACAACAATAATTAGTGGAGCACTGGACTTAACTGAAAAG ACTGCTGAGGAGGCTATGACACCTATTGAATCAACCTTCTCCTTAGATGTCAATTCAAAGTTGGACTG GGAAGCAATGGGGAAAGTTCTTGCTCGGGGACATAGTCGAGTTCCTGTCTATTCTGGGAATTCAAGGAATATTATTGGACTTCTCCTG GTGAAAAGTCTTCTCACTGTACGACCCGAAACAGAGACCCCTGTTAGTGCTGTTTCCATCCGTAGAATCCCAAG AGTTCCCGCAGATATGCCACTGTATGATATATTGAATGAGTTTCAAAAGGGCAGCAGTCATATGGCTGCTGTGGTAAAGGCCAGAGGGAAAAGTAAGACTCATCCACCCACGATTGACGGAGAAAATAATGAAGGAAACAAAATTGCTGGCATGGACTCCCAACTGACTACTCCATTGCTATCCAAGCAGGAGGATGGAAAGCCAGATCATGTTGTTGTTGACGTGCCCAAGATACCAAAGCCCACTAGTATGAAAAAGGAAGCACTCTCACACTACAATGTTGGAGAAACAATTGGCCCCCCTTCGTCAGAGGATATTGAGGATGGTGAAGTCATTGGTATCATCACCCTGGAAGATGTATTTGAAGAACTCCTGCAG GAGGAGATTGTCGATGAAACGGATGAATATGTTGATGTACATAAAAG AATACGCGTTGCTGCAGCTGCAGCTGCTTCATCAGTGGCGCGAGCTCCATCACTGCGGAGGTTAAATGTCAACAAGGGACCA GGAGCCCAAACTAAGCAAGTAACCCCGAAGAAATCTACTGATGAATTGGCTGCAAGGCCACACGGGACTTTTGCTGATGGAAACAAGAGATGA
- the LOC112196086 gene encoding uncharacterized protein LOC112196086 — protein sequence MKGVLSSVKAPWKLRSWDKFSRLVREQRTRLYIMWRCTIILLCWDE from the coding sequence ATGAAAGGAGTATTATCCTCAGTTAAAGCCCCATGGAAGCTCCGATCATGGGATAAATTTTCGAGGCTGGTGAGGGAGCAGCGGACTCGACTTTACATCATGTGGAGGTGCACTATCATACTTCTTTGCTGGGATGAGTGA